A genome region from Geminicoccus roseus DSM 18922 includes the following:
- a CDS encoding ABC transporter permease has product MAASAVTRAPISRIDRIRPFAPAIVLVIVFVVIGLVAPAFLSINNLVRIMNASAIPLCLALGATFIILMGSIDLSVEGVVAMGAVATALLVQNGVNGSDLGFFAIPLVLLMGAAFGFVNGFVHVRLQIPSFMVTLGMSFIAIGIATVMLAGQRVRILDTGFRDLALGRFLGIPMGVWIAIAAALVAYVVQTRTRLGRWIYAVGGGEDILRLTSVPVGRVRVLAFTLAGTFYGLGGLLSAAQLGQGHALMGQGRLFTTITAVVVGGTALMGGQGGVQNTVIGVLIVVGLANGMVLMGVPPYVQTGVQGLLIIAAVAMAADRSRSRIVK; this is encoded by the coding sequence ATGGCCGCTTCTGCCGTCACACGTGCCCCCATTTCCAGGATCGACCGGATCCGGCCGTTCGCGCCGGCGATCGTGCTGGTGATCGTGTTCGTCGTCATCGGGCTGGTGGCGCCGGCCTTCCTGTCGATCAACAACCTCGTGCGGATCATGAACGCCTCGGCGATCCCGCTCTGCCTGGCGCTGGGCGCGACGTTCATCATCCTGATGGGCTCGATCGACCTGTCGGTGGAAGGTGTGGTGGCGATGGGCGCCGTGGCGACCGCCCTTCTGGTCCAGAACGGCGTCAACGGCAGCGACCTCGGCTTCTTCGCGATCCCGCTGGTGCTCCTGATGGGCGCGGCCTTCGGCTTCGTGAACGGCTTCGTCCATGTCCGCCTGCAGATCCCGTCCTTCATGGTGACGCTCGGCATGAGCTTCATCGCGATCGGCATCGCCACGGTGATGCTGGCCGGCCAGCGCGTGCGGATCCTGGATACCGGGTTCCGCGACCTGGCGCTCGGACGCTTCCTGGGCATCCCGATGGGCGTGTGGATCGCGATCGCCGCCGCGCTGGTCGCCTATGTCGTCCAGACCCGCACCCGGCTGGGACGCTGGATCTACGCGGTCGGCGGCGGCGAGGACATCCTGCGGCTCACCTCGGTGCCGGTCGGACGGGTCCGGGTGCTGGCCTTCACGCTCGCCGGGACCTTCTACGGCCTGGGCGGCCTGCTCTCGGCGGCCCAGCTCGGCCAGGGCCATGCGCTGATGGGCCAGGGCCGGCTGTTCACCACGATCACCGCGGTGGTCGTGGGCGGCACCGCGCTGATGGGCGGCCAGGGCGGCGTGCAGAACACGGTGATCGGGGTGCTGATCGTGGTGGGCCTGGCCAACGGCATGGTGCTGATGGGCGTGCCCCCCTACGTGCAGACCGGGGTGCAGGGCCTGCTGATCATCGCCGCGGTCGCGATGGCCGCCGACCGCAGCCGGTCGAGGATCGTCAAATGA
- a CDS encoding SDR family oxidoreductase codes for MSIHLKPIAQQTIVITGASSGIGLTTASLAAEAGAAVVLVARNEDALAKVADDIRRSGGRAVHVVADVADQAAVERVAEVAADRFGGFDTWVNNAGVGVYCELTDLPLEEHRQIFETNYWGVVHGSRVAVRHLAGRPGGGALINVGSVNSDFAIPLLSAYAASKHAVKGFTDGLRMELLHAGTPVSVTLVKPSGIGTPFPQHARNHLDSEPAVAPPVYAPEVVARAILHAAEHQVRDVVVGGAGRIMAGATTVAPTLMDRLFSWTLPAIQRTGEPSTPTDNLFEPAGDGERYCSRGRGRPFSAYTLVERHPVPALALLAVAGIALASRSSRRS; via the coding sequence ATGTCGATCCACCTCAAGCCGATTGCGCAGCAGACCATCGTCATCACCGGCGCTTCCTCCGGCATCGGCCTGACGACGGCGTCGCTTGCCGCGGAAGCGGGCGCCGCGGTCGTGCTGGTGGCACGCAACGAGGATGCGCTCGCAAAGGTTGCGGACGACATCCGCCGGTCCGGCGGCCGGGCCGTCCATGTGGTCGCCGACGTCGCCGACCAGGCCGCCGTGGAGCGGGTCGCCGAGGTCGCGGCCGACCGGTTCGGCGGGTTCGACACCTGGGTCAACAACGCCGGCGTCGGCGTCTATTGCGAGCTAACCGATCTGCCGCTCGAGGAGCATCGGCAGATCTTCGAGACCAACTACTGGGGCGTCGTGCACGGCTCGCGCGTGGCGGTCCGGCATCTTGCGGGCCGGCCCGGAGGTGGCGCGCTGATCAACGTGGGCTCGGTGAACTCCGATTTCGCCATTCCGCTCCTGAGCGCCTACGCCGCGTCCAAGCATGCGGTGAAGGGCTTCACCGACGGGCTGCGCATGGAACTCCTGCATGCCGGCACCCCTGTCTCGGTCACCCTGGTCAAGCCGTCCGGAATCGGCACCCCCTTCCCGCAGCATGCGCGCAACCACCTCGATTCCGAGCCGGCTGTCGCTCCGCCGGTCTATGCTCCGGAAGTGGTGGCGCGGGCCATCCTGCATGCCGCCGAGCATCAGGTGCGGGATGTGGTGGTCGGTGGCGCCGGTCGCATCATGGCGGGAGCAACCACAGTGGCCCCGACGCTGATGGACCGCCTGTTCAGCTGGACCCTGCCGGCCATCCAGCGCACCGGCGAACCGTCGACGCCGACCGACAACCTGTTCGAGCCGGCAGGCGACGGCGAGCGCTACTGCTCACGGGGTCGGGGCAGGCCGTTCAGCGCCTATACCTTGGTGGAGCGGCATCCCGTCCCAGCCCTGGCGCTGCTGGCGGTAGCCGGTATCGCGTTGGCCAGCAGGAGCAGCCGGCGCTCCTGA
- a CDS encoding aldo/keto reductase has translation MQYRQLGRSGLRVSVLTLGTMTFGGKGAFAKTGATDVTGARRQIDRCIDAGVNLFDTADMYSAGQSEEILGQALQGKRNQVLITTKARFPMGDGPNDAGSSRQHLIAACEASLRRLGTDHIDLYQLHEWDGHTPIEETLEALDSLVRAGKVRYVGVSNFSGWHLMKTIGAAELHRLIRPVSQQIHYTLQAREAEYELVPIAIDQGVGILVWSPLAGGLLSGKYRRGEASPEGSRHLANWGEPPIRDEGKLYDIVDVLVSIAKERDVPAAQVALAWLLGRPGVASLVIGARTDEQLAANLAAADLSLAPEERARLDEVSAPPLLYPYWHQAKTAADRLSPADLSLLSPHLKR, from the coding sequence ATGCAATATCGCCAGCTCGGCCGCTCCGGCCTGCGCGTGTCCGTGCTCACGCTCGGCACCATGACGTTTGGCGGCAAGGGCGCCTTCGCCAAGACCGGCGCCACCGACGTCACGGGGGCGCGGCGTCAGATCGACCGGTGCATCGATGCCGGGGTCAACCTGTTCGACACCGCCGACATGTACTCGGCCGGGCAGTCCGAGGAGATCCTGGGGCAGGCGCTCCAGGGTAAGCGCAACCAGGTGCTGATCACCACCAAGGCGCGCTTCCCGATGGGCGACGGCCCCAACGACGCGGGCTCCTCGCGCCAGCACCTGATTGCCGCCTGCGAGGCCAGCCTGAGGCGGCTGGGCACCGACCATATCGACCTCTACCAGCTCCACGAATGGGACGGGCACACGCCGATCGAGGAGACGCTGGAGGCGCTGGACAGCCTCGTGCGCGCCGGCAAGGTCCGCTATGTCGGGGTGTCCAACTTCTCGGGCTGGCACCTGATGAAGACGATCGGGGCCGCCGAGCTGCACCGCCTGATCCGCCCGGTCAGCCAGCAGATCCACTACACGCTGCAGGCGCGCGAGGCGGAGTACGAGCTGGTCCCGATCGCGATCGACCAGGGCGTCGGCATCCTGGTCTGGAGCCCGCTGGCGGGCGGCCTCCTGTCCGGCAAGTACCGGCGCGGCGAGGCCAGCCCGGAAGGGAGCCGCCATCTCGCCAACTGGGGCGAGCCGCCGATCCGTGACGAGGGCAAGCTCTACGACATCGTGGACGTGCTGGTGTCGATCGCCAAGGAGCGGGACGTCCCGGCGGCGCAGGTGGCGCTCGCCTGGCTGCTCGGCCGGCCAGGCGTCGCTTCGCTGGTGATCGGCGCCCGCACCGACGAGCAGCTCGCCGCCAACCTCGCCGCCGCCGATCTGAGCCTGGCGCCGGAAGAGCGCGCCCGCCTGGACGAGGTGAGCGCGCCGCCGCTGCTCTACCCCTACTGGCACCAGGCCAAGACCGCCGCCGACCGCCTGTCCCCGGCCGACCTGTCGCTGCTGTCGCCGCATCTGAAGCGCTGA
- a CDS encoding TetR/AcrR family transcriptional regulator, with amino-acid sequence MSRASEAEPITTGKSKDEAAPARTPRARDPKITSGRILAAAKTEFARKGLAGARVDTIAARAKINKRMIYHYFKSKEDLYLCVLEEAYGDLRRAERLVDFEGREPEDAIVALVEFTWGYYRANPELLRLIVTENIHQARYLKRSKKIREMHSPFVALIGDLLDRGVRKGVFRAGIDPNQLYISIAALGFYYLNNRWTLSVIYGVDLGAEPEMEKRRAAMVDTILSYLRSNPAL; translated from the coding sequence ATGAGTCGCGCCAGCGAGGCGGAGCCCATCACGACGGGCAAGAGCAAGGACGAGGCCGCGCCTGCCCGAACCCCGCGCGCTCGCGATCCCAAGATCACCAGCGGCCGGATCCTGGCCGCGGCCAAGACCGAGTTCGCCCGCAAGGGCCTGGCCGGGGCCAGGGTCGACACGATCGCCGCCCGGGCCAAGATCAACAAACGGATGATCTACCACTATTTCAAGAGCAAGGAGGACCTTTATCTCTGCGTGCTGGAGGAGGCCTATGGCGACCTGCGCCGGGCCGAGCGGCTGGTCGACTTCGAGGGGCGCGAGCCGGAAGATGCGATCGTGGCGCTGGTTGAGTTCACCTGGGGCTACTACCGCGCCAACCCGGAACTCCTGCGCCTGATCGTCACCGAGAACATCCACCAGGCCCGCTACCTCAAGCGCAGCAAGAAGATCCGCGAGATGCACTCGCCGTTCGTGGCTCTGATCGGCGACCTGCTGGACCGGGGGGTGCGCAAGGGCGTGTTCCGCGCCGGCATCGACCCGAACCAGCTCTACATCTCGATCGCGGCGCTTGGGTTCTACTACCTGAACAACCGCTGGACCCTGTCCGTGATCTACGGCGTCGACCTCGGCGCCGAGCCGGAGATGGAGAAGCGCCGGGCCGCGATGGTGGACACGATCCTGAGCTACCTGCGGAGCAACCCGGCGCTTTGA
- a CDS encoding carbohydrate ABC transporter permease: MRTSFLRRLVPHLVLIPFSLAIVLPLLWLLRVSLTDKRTAYQIPPEWTQPHLGNYVEIFTAYPFATWFANSLTVALVSTAIAMPLATMVAFAFARYDTGGAPLRLSILASQMLPPIVMVLPLFAVFLSIGLLNSRSAVIIAHVGMNLPFLAWMLIAFFEGEVRQLEEAARIEGATRFQAFWKVAVPVAAPGLLAASLLAFIMSWNEFLFALILTGKSTATLPVGLSTLDTHRGVEIALLAAANMVAILPVFLLMPFLKRYLIKGLSLGALK; this comes from the coding sequence GTGCGGACGTCCTTCCTGCGCCGGCTGGTGCCTCACCTCGTCCTGATCCCCTTCTCGCTCGCCATCGTGCTGCCCCTGCTCTGGCTCCTGCGCGTCAGCCTCACCGACAAGCGGACCGCCTACCAGATCCCGCCCGAATGGACGCAGCCGCATCTCGGCAACTATGTCGAGATTTTCACGGCCTACCCGTTCGCCACCTGGTTCGCGAACAGCCTGACCGTGGCGCTGGTCTCCACGGCGATCGCCATGCCGCTGGCGACCATGGTGGCCTTCGCGTTCGCCCGCTACGACACCGGCGGGGCGCCCCTGCGCCTGTCGATCCTGGCCAGCCAGATGCTGCCGCCGATCGTGATGGTCCTGCCGCTGTTCGCGGTGTTCCTCAGCATCGGCCTGTTGAACAGCCGCTCGGCGGTGATCATCGCCCATGTCGGCATGAACCTGCCGTTCCTGGCCTGGATGCTGATCGCGTTCTTCGAGGGCGAGGTCCGCCAGCTCGAGGAGGCCGCCCGGATCGAGGGCGCCACCCGCTTCCAGGCGTTCTGGAAGGTGGCGGTGCCGGTGGCCGCGCCCGGACTGCTCGCGGCCAGCCTGCTCGCCTTCATCATGTCCTGGAACGAGTTCCTGTTCGCGCTGATCCTGACCGGCAAGAGCACCGCCACGCTGCCGGTCGGCCTGTCCACGCTGGACACCCATCGCGGCGTCGAGATCGCCCTGCTGGCCGCCGCCAACATGGTGGCGATCCTGCCGGTGTTCCTGCTGATGCCGTTCCTCAAACGTTACCTGATCAAGGGTCTATCGCTCGGTGCACTAAAGTAG
- a CDS encoding cation diffusion facilitator family transporter, whose product MDKTFKLALGSIVVGLVVLGLKYYAFHITGSVALYSDALESIINVATAIAASFAVRLAAVPPDANHPYGHHKAEYLSAVLEGALVIVAALSIFREAYLGWITPKPIDAPFEGLLINGMASAINAVWFWILLRYGRRWRSPALVADARHLWTDVVSSLGVILGVALVPLTGWLQLDAILAALVAVNILWSGWRLMRESIGGLMDETAPEATLARVREVISQHAEGALEAHDLRTRHAGRMVFLEFHLVVPGSMTVSESHALCDRIEAALREGIEDIVVNIHVEPEEKAKHPGGVPVL is encoded by the coding sequence ATGGACAAGACTTTCAAGCTCGCGCTCGGGAGTATTGTCGTTGGCCTGGTGGTCCTGGGGCTGAAGTACTACGCGTTCCACATCACCGGAAGCGTGGCGCTCTATTCGGATGCCCTGGAAAGCATCATCAACGTTGCCACGGCGATCGCGGCGTCGTTCGCGGTGCGGCTGGCCGCGGTGCCGCCCGACGCCAACCACCCCTACGGCCACCACAAGGCCGAGTATCTGTCGGCGGTGCTGGAAGGCGCGCTGGTGATCGTGGCGGCGCTGTCGATCTTCCGGGAAGCCTATCTCGGGTGGATCACGCCCAAGCCGATCGACGCGCCGTTTGAGGGCCTGCTGATCAACGGGATGGCGAGCGCGATCAACGCCGTGTGGTTCTGGATCCTGCTCCGCTACGGACGGCGCTGGCGCTCACCGGCCCTGGTGGCCGACGCCCGCCATCTGTGGACCGACGTGGTCAGCTCCCTGGGCGTGATCCTGGGCGTAGCCCTGGTGCCACTCACCGGCTGGCTGCAGCTCGACGCGATCCTGGCGGCCCTGGTCGCCGTCAACATCCTGTGGTCCGGCTGGCGGCTGATGCGCGAATCGATCGGCGGCCTGATGGACGAGACCGCGCCGGAGGCCACGCTGGCCCGGGTGCGCGAGGTGATCTCCCAGCATGCCGAGGGTGCTTTGGAGGCGCATGACCTGCGCACCCGCCATGCCGGGCGCATGGTGTTCCTGGAATTCCACCTGGTGGTGCCGGGATCGATGACCGTGTCCGAATCCCACGCGCTGTGCGACCGCATCGAGGCGGCCCTGCGCGAGGGCATCGAGGACATCGTGGTCAACATCCATGTGGAGCCGGAGGAGAAGGCGAAGCATCCGGGCGGCGTGCCGGTGCTCTGA
- a CDS encoding sugar phosphate isomerase/epimerase family protein: protein MSAPLCKLALNTATLGFKQPLAAVVDAAASRGIAGIAPWRREFQDTPVSQARRLFADAGLAVTCLCRGSYLTFGSELQRDAILEDNRRAIDEAAAIGAPTLCMVVGGLPDGMTDLARARGQVAEQLAALLPHARAHDVRLAVEPLHPMYAADRSCVSTLAQALDICDRVGPELGVMIDAYHLWWDPDFAAGLARAGADRLLGWQICDWQVPTRDLLQDRGMIGDGVIDLRRMHRQVLDAGWQGMVEVEIFSALDWDQRPMAETLDVLCARFARLALTED from the coding sequence ATGTCCGCCCCCCTGTGCAAGCTGGCGCTCAACACCGCGACCCTCGGGTTCAAGCAGCCGCTGGCGGCGGTCGTCGATGCGGCAGCGTCGCGCGGCATAGCAGGGATTGCTCCCTGGCGGCGCGAGTTCCAGGACACGCCGGTCTCGCAGGCCCGCCGGCTGTTCGCCGATGCCGGTCTGGCGGTGACCTGCCTTTGCCGCGGCTCCTACCTGACTTTCGGCTCGGAACTGCAGCGCGACGCGATCCTGGAAGACAACCGGCGCGCCATCGACGAGGCGGCCGCGATCGGCGCACCGACCCTGTGCATGGTGGTGGGCGGGCTGCCGGACGGCATGACCGACCTGGCCCGCGCCCGCGGGCAGGTCGCCGAGCAGCTGGCCGCCCTCCTCCCGCACGCCCGCGCCCACGACGTGCGCCTGGCGGTCGAGCCCCTGCACCCGATGTACGCGGCCGACCGTTCCTGCGTCTCAACCCTGGCCCAGGCACTCGACATCTGCGACCGGGTCGGCCCGGAGCTGGGGGTGATGATCGACGCCTACCATCTCTGGTGGGATCCGGACTTTGCGGCCGGCCTGGCCCGGGCCGGCGCGGACCGCCTGCTCGGCTGGCAGATCTGCGACTGGCAGGTGCCGACCCGCGACCTCCTGCAGGACCGCGGCATGATCGGCGACGGCGTGATCGACCTGCGGCGGATGCATCGCCAGGTCCTCGATGCCGGCTGGCAGGGCATGGTCGAGGTCGAGATCTTCTCCGCCCTGGACTGGGACCAGCGGCCGATGGCGGAGACCCTGGACGTGCTGTGCGCCCGCTTTGCCCGGCTGGCGTTGACGGAAGACTAG
- a CDS encoding ABC transporter permease, which produces MNATTAARLRDVAPILTLFLLVLIVGVGSRGFLSPETLLVLAADTSTLFIMAAGITFVILLGGIDLSVQAVASMTSVVMALLLPSMGYAAFPVALGAGALLGLMNGLAFTRLKVPSFISSLAVGGIATALALAFSGTRSIPISEELRHAYLWWITGRMLGIPAELWLGLLVLLICLFLERYTLFGRWSLAVGAGEPAAIASGVPVGLVKLGACVFSATFAAFSGLVLGGRLVAGSPTLANEFLLPAVAAVVVGGTALTGGVGSVWRTLIGALIVSVVRVGMTFLGVDVFVQQIVLGVVLIVAVWITIDRAKIPIVK; this is translated from the coding sequence ATGAACGCCACCACCGCTGCGAGGCTGCGCGACGTAGCCCCCATCCTGACTCTGTTCCTGCTGGTGCTGATCGTCGGCGTCGGCAGCCGTGGTTTCCTGTCGCCCGAGACCCTCCTGGTGCTGGCGGCCGACACCTCGACCCTGTTCATCATGGCCGCCGGGATCACCTTCGTGATCCTCCTGGGCGGCATCGACTTGTCGGTGCAGGCAGTCGCCAGCATGACCAGCGTCGTCATGGCGCTGCTCCTGCCGAGCATGGGCTATGCCGCCTTCCCGGTCGCGCTGGGTGCGGGCGCCCTGCTCGGCCTGATGAACGGCCTGGCCTTCACCCGGCTGAAGGTCCCCTCCTTCATCAGCTCGCTCGCGGTCGGCGGCATCGCCACCGCCCTGGCCCTGGCGTTCTCCGGCACCCGCTCGATCCCGATCAGCGAGGAACTGCGCCACGCCTATCTCTGGTGGATCACCGGCCGAATGCTGGGGATCCCCGCCGAGCTCTGGCTGGGCCTGCTGGTCCTGCTGATCTGCCTGTTCCTGGAGCGCTACACTTTGTTCGGCCGCTGGAGCCTGGCGGTGGGCGCCGGCGAGCCCGCGGCAATCGCTTCGGGAGTGCCGGTGGGGCTGGTCAAGCTCGGCGCCTGCGTGTTCTCGGCGACCTTCGCCGCCTTTTCCGGCCTGGTGCTGGGCGGCCGGCTGGTCGCCGGCTCGCCGACGCTCGCCAACGAGTTCCTGCTGCCGGCGGTGGCCGCGGTGGTGGTGGGCGGCACCGCGCTGACCGGTGGGGTCGGCAGCGTCTGGCGCACCCTGATCGGCGCCCTGATCGTCTCGGTGGTCCGGGTCGGCATGACCTTTCTCGGCGTGGACGTGTTCGTCCAGCAGATCGTCCTGGGCGTCGTGCTGATCGTGGCGGTGTGGATCACCATCGACCGCGCCAAGATCCCGATCGTCAAATGA
- a CDS encoding ABC transporter substrate-binding protein, which produces MKKLLLATSMLIASSFAADAQTINILMEGVPDTNYVQQMLPEFKEKTGIDVQLEVVNYAEMHTKLVPQLVAPEGSYDVIIVDFYWVGEFAKAGWLQPLDERLAADGIDTSRYIPSIMNLTGTVDGQTLMLPFYNYAMGLTYRTDLLEDPKHQEAFKAKYGRDLKVPTEWQEYLDQVKYFSEDAGIEGFTGVVNQGQRPDPIAMEWSNYLFARGGRYYDEATWQPTLATPEGIQALEDYRDNIQKYGPIGAANFSFDDAFNVAAQGKAYSYLTFNMFRPVYDDPASSQVVGKMEIAPVPGGGLNGSWGWAIPNSSPDPEAAWEFIKFIESPEIAKKRAALGGAATQAAVFEDQELIDKYTYYPQLKELLESSHNFPVFTYTPQFVEVLGRELSLAVTDGKDPKEALETVDREFAELLKKDGKLQ; this is translated from the coding sequence ATGAAGAAACTCCTGCTTGCCACCAGCATGCTGATCGCGTCGAGCTTCGCCGCCGATGCCCAGACCATCAACATCCTGATGGAAGGCGTGCCGGACACCAACTACGTCCAGCAGATGCTTCCCGAGTTCAAGGAGAAGACAGGGATCGACGTCCAGCTGGAGGTCGTGAACTACGCCGAGATGCACACCAAGCTGGTCCCGCAGCTGGTGGCGCCGGAAGGCTCCTACGACGTGATCATCGTGGACTTCTACTGGGTCGGCGAGTTCGCCAAGGCCGGCTGGCTGCAGCCGCTGGACGAGCGCCTGGCGGCGGACGGCATCGACACCTCCCGCTACATCCCCTCGATCATGAACCTGACCGGCACGGTCGACGGGCAGACCCTGATGCTGCCCTTCTACAACTACGCGATGGGCCTGACCTACCGCACCGACCTGCTCGAGGACCCCAAGCACCAGGAGGCGTTCAAGGCCAAGTACGGCCGGGACCTGAAGGTGCCGACCGAGTGGCAGGAATATCTCGACCAGGTGAAGTACTTCTCCGAGGACGCCGGGATCGAGGGCTTCACCGGGGTGGTGAATCAGGGACAGCGCCCCGATCCCATCGCCATGGAATGGTCGAACTATTTGTTCGCCCGCGGCGGCCGCTACTACGACGAGGCGACCTGGCAGCCGACCCTGGCGACGCCGGAAGGCATCCAGGCGCTGGAGGACTACCGCGACAACATCCAGAAGTACGGCCCGATCGGCGCTGCCAACTTCAGCTTCGACGACGCCTTCAACGTCGCCGCCCAGGGCAAGGCCTACAGCTACCTGACCTTCAACATGTTCCGGCCGGTCTACGACGACCCGGCCAGCTCGCAGGTGGTCGGCAAGATGGAGATCGCCCCGGTGCCGGGTGGCGGGCTGAACGGGTCCTGGGGCTGGGCGATCCCGAACTCTTCGCCGGATCCGGAGGCGGCCTGGGAGTTCATCAAGTTCATCGAGAGCCCGGAAATCGCCAAGAAGCGCGCCGCGCTGGGTGGCGCCGCGACCCAGGCGGCGGTGTTCGAGGACCAGGAGCTGATCGACAAGTACACCTACTATCCGCAGCTGAAGGAGTTGCTGGAGAGCTCCCACAACTTCCCGGTCTTCACCTACACCCCGCAATTCGTCGAGGTGCTGGGCCGCGAGCTGAGCCTGGCGGTGACCGACGGCAAGGATCCCAAGGAAGCCCTGGAAACCGTCGACCGGGAGTTCGCGGAGCTCCTGAAGAAGGACGGCAAGCTGCAGTGA
- a CDS encoding sugar ABC transporter ATP-binding protein produces the protein MSADVRAALELVGVDKHFPGVHALKNVSLEVRPGEVVGLIGENGAGKSTLMKILSGVYQPDSGEIRHDGKVVVLRNPIDAAATGIGMVHQEQSLLTNLSVAENIWLGKEKPFLRGRLIDHKAMAAAAAKQLEKVQLDVDPYTITAKLSFAQRQMVELAKVLTLADEIDGHLVIMLDEPTSVLEQAEIDILFARVRALRDRASFVFVSHRLDEILDLSDRVYVMKDGAVVAEMPSAEADTEQLHALMVGRSRNAEYYKENRQTACRPEVVMEAKRLSLAGAYENVDFQLHAGEVLGIAGVIGSGREELARTLGGLEPASGGELSVFGRSTRLATPGEAVSLGIGYVPRERRVEGIVGFLPVVANITLGNLHAVTKGGLINHAKERATADTWVKRLAIKTPSIRTLVMNLSGGNQQKVVLAKWINAGAKIIVLDHPTRGLDVGAKEEVYDLVRSITAEGVAVVLTSDTLEETIGLSHRIIVMKDRRVTQRFEAMPGAKPDQLDLIRHMV, from the coding sequence ATGAGTGCGGATGTCAGGGCAGCCCTGGAGCTGGTCGGGGTCGACAAGCATTTCCCCGGCGTGCACGCCCTCAAGAATGTCAGCCTGGAGGTGCGCCCGGGCGAGGTGGTCGGCCTGATCGGCGAGAATGGCGCCGGCAAGTCGACGCTGATGAAGATCCTGTCCGGGGTCTACCAGCCGGACAGCGGCGAGATCCGCCATGACGGCAAGGTGGTGGTGCTGCGCAACCCGATCGACGCCGCCGCCACCGGCATCGGCATGGTCCACCAGGAGCAGTCGCTCCTGACCAACCTCTCGGTCGCCGAGAACATCTGGCTGGGCAAGGAGAAGCCGTTCCTGCGCGGGCGGCTGATCGACCACAAGGCGATGGCGGCGGCGGCGGCCAAGCAGCTGGAGAAGGTCCAGCTCGACGTCGATCCCTACACCATCACCGCCAAGCTTTCCTTCGCCCAGCGCCAGATGGTCGAGCTCGCCAAGGTGCTCACCCTCGCCGACGAGATCGACGGCCACCTGGTGATCATGCTGGACGAGCCGACCTCCGTCCTGGAGCAGGCCGAGATCGACATCCTGTTCGCCCGGGTGCGGGCCCTGCGCGACCGCGCCTCCTTCGTATTCGTCAGCCACCGGCTCGACGAGATCCTGGACCTGTCGGACCGGGTCTACGTGATGAAGGACGGCGCGGTGGTCGCCGAGATGCCGTCCGCCGAGGCCGACACCGAGCAGCTCCACGCCCTGATGGTCGGGCGCTCGCGCAACGCCGAGTACTACAAGGAGAACCGGCAGACCGCCTGCCGGCCCGAGGTGGTGATGGAGGCGAAGCGGCTTTCCCTGGCCGGCGCCTATGAGAATGTCGACTTCCAGCTGCATGCCGGCGAGGTCCTGGGCATTGCCGGGGTGATCGGCTCCGGCCGCGAGGAGCTGGCGCGCACCCTGGGAGGGCTGGAGCCGGCGTCCGGCGGCGAGCTTTCCGTGTTCGGCCGGTCCACCCGCCTCGCCACGCCCGGCGAGGCGGTGTCGCTCGGCATCGGCTACGTGCCGCGCGAGCGGCGGGTCGAGGGGATCGTCGGCTTCCTGCCGGTGGTCGCCAACATCACGCTGGGCAACCTGCACGCCGTGACCAAGGGCGGGCTGATCAACCACGCCAAGGAGCGCGCCACCGCCGACACCTGGGTGAAGCGCCTGGCGATCAAGACCCCCAGCATCCGCACGCTGGTGATGAATCTTTCGGGCGGCAACCAGCAGAAGGTGGTGCTGGCCAAGTGGATCAATGCCGGGGCCAAGATCATCGTGCTGGACCATCCCACGCGCGGCCTCGACGTGGGCGCCAAGGAGGAGGTCTACGACCTGGTGCGCAGCATCACGGCCGAAGGCGTCGCGGTGGTGCTGACCTCCGACACGTTGGAGGAGACCATCGGCCTGTCGCATCGGATCATCGTGATGAAGGACAGGCGGGTGACGCAGCGGTTCGAGGCGATGCCCGGGGCGAAACCCGACCAGCTCGACCTGATCCGGCACATGGTTTGA